A DNA window from Archocentrus centrarchus isolate MPI-CPG fArcCen1 chromosome 15, fArcCen1, whole genome shotgun sequence contains the following coding sequences:
- the map3k4 gene encoding LOW QUALITY PROTEIN: mitogen-activated protein kinase kinase kinase 4 (The sequence of the model RefSeq protein was modified relative to this genomic sequence to represent the inferred CDS: inserted 5 bases in 4 codons; deleted 6 bases in 6 codons; substituted 2 bases at 2 genomic stop codons), producing MEPPDRNKPSRQAKPAEDASLQGQEVDESCDSPSEEEEALYGTSPPYNPRQMKRMSGKHQRSSQGRSAGRSPSKADVSSSAVRDSHKVMETSEEQSYKQGKKQRATLRSTERDHKKTFEGSFMLDPISKSSHFGALSMDPRKHYLSLGCSSRNLPVSMPHIARTHRQTSRTDCPADRVKFFETLRLLLKLTSMSSKRKEKEQRGLENMPYMDHNNEVIWLELQAWHARRSISDQDLFLFTARRAIPDIINEVLHFKVNYDSLRGAQCSRSQAIQEDCQSVPHLVCEEKREPAVAETNHCGVDLWGFSACPSSTMNAAEPLGSGADCREHLQRQRLSFEQVKRVMELLESVEALYPSLQALQKDYEKYAARDFQGRVQALCLWLNITQDLNQKLRVMATVLGIHDLSRIGWPVFEIPSPRCSRGNEDEENEEDDENDSIATFVTESDGEDRDAEDDEEVGTVTEGEMSPTLTPKFARLLSEDEFLPNATSGSAEASVGGGVFCPTSIYRPFVDKALKQMGLRKLILRLHKLMDRSLLRSRAALLRHTLALEFADFADPMLYSDYLPELSRQCSSPADQELGADQVSWADLMDMDLPSFRPAFLVLCRVLLNVIHECLKLRLEQRPAXRASLLSIKQASSLVRECKEVLKGGLVMKQXYYQFMLHGVVTDAQGLQINANIDSFEEDLHKMLVVYFDYMHSWIQMLQQLPQASHSLKNLLEEEWHFTKVITPYIRGGEAQSGKLFCDIAGMLLKSTGEFLDAGLKKSDNEFWESADDSTASDEIRRSVIETSRSLKSLFHEARSEHLRLCGFAKMLRKDLEVAADFSITNGVSCLLDALKKRNYVKVQIPGLEELQVFVPCALMDQRPVILQLLNAAAGKDCSREPDEIANEAFLLMSKHKAGESTTDSDWAQWDGELLKLVPQMETVDTLRAMKVENMLLIVMQSAHLVAQRKAFQQSMEDVLPLXREQTSSQLLCWRSEELKNEALQLCIKIFHAIDRVEDMFTTEFEAEIDESESATLHHYYREAMTQGYNFAFEYHKEVVRLMSGEFRQRIGDRYIAFARKWMTYVLTKCESGRGTKPRWATQGFDFLQAIEPAFISALPEDDFLNFQALMNECIGHVIGKPHSPVFFLFRFQEXPSYWKIDGRCHSDPPNPPLIIPNAEGFSSRSLPCDLRNQLFPNGPRPVPQGPGEQSHSKAPGSPPNDARGSSFHENDRLSSVAAELNFRSLSRHSSPTEDREEPSYPKGDPNSASRRSWELRTFISSPRQAAKPHGGCPRSIRKFEEXRYAMMKQRNIIGQVCHTPKSYDNVMQVGLRKVTFKWQRGNKIGEGQYGXVYTCINVDTGELMAMKEIRFQPNDHKTIKETADELKLFEGIKHPNLVRYFGVELHREEMYIFMEYCDEGTLEEVSRLGLQEHVIRLYSKQITIAINVLHEHGIVHRDIKGANIFLTSSGLIKLGDFGCSVKLRNNTHTMPGEVNSTLGTAAYMAPEVITRAKGEGHGRAADIWSLGCVLIEMVTGKRPWHEYEHNFQIMYKVGMGHKPPIPEKLSTEGKDFLCHCLESEPKRRWTASMLLDHRLLRSARMKNKRNLLCGFKVYKLKHYCTCSLRKENCGHGEAGGYC from the exons GCAGGCCAAGCCAGCAGAAGATGCATCCCTACAAGGCCAAGAAGTGGATGAATCCTGTGACTCTCccagtgaggaagaggaagctCTGTATGGGACATCACCTCCATATAACCCCCGTCAGATGAAACGCATGTCTGGCAAACACCAAAGGAGCAGTCAGGGGAGGAGTGCCGGTCGGTCTCCAAGCAAAG CCGACGTCAGCTCATCTGCCGTTAGGGACAGTCACAAGGTAATGGAGACCTCTGAGGAACAGAGCTACAAACAGGGCAAGAAACAGAGGGCCACACTGCGCTCCACAGAAAGAGACCACAAGAAGACATTTGAGGGTTCCTTCATGCTGGATCCAATCTCAAAGTCAAGCCATTTTGGTGCCCTCAGCATGGATCCCAGGAAGCATTACTTGAGTTTGGGCTGCAGTAGTCGCAATCTTCCTGTATCCATGCCCCATATTGCCCGGACCCATCGCCAGACCTCCAGGACAGACTGTCCTGCTGACCGTGTCAAATTCTTTGAAACTTTGCGTCTGTTGCTCAAGCTCACATCTATGTCCTCCAAGAGGAAAGAGAAGGAGCAGAGAGGCTTGGAGAACATGCCTTACATGGATCACAACAACGAGGTTATTTGGCTGGAGCTGCAGGCGTGGCATGCACGACGTTCCATCAGTGACCAagacctttttcttttcactgctCGCCGAGCTATCCCCGACATCATCAACGAGGTGCTGCACTTTAAAGTCAACTACGACAGCCTGAGAGGGGCTCAGTGTTCAAGGTCTCAAGCAATTCAGGAAGACTGTCAAAGTGTCCCTCACCTAGTCTGTGAAGAGAAAAGGGAGCCTGCTGTAGCAGAGACCAACCACTGTGGAGTAGATCTCTGGGGCTTTAGTGCTTGCCCCTCATCAACAATGAATGCAGCAGAGCCTCTGGGGTCTGGCGCGGATTGCAGGGAGCATCTTCAACGTCAGCGGCTGTCATTTGAGCAGGTCAAGCGTGTTATGGAACTGTTGGAGTCTGTGGAAGCTTTATATCCCTCTTTGCAGGCCTTACAAAAGGACTATGAAAAGTATGCAGCACGAGACTTTCAAGGCAGGGTGCAGGCGCTCTGTCTGTGGCTCAATATCACCCAGGACCTAAACCAGAAGCTGCGCGTTATGGCCACTGTGTTGGGCATCCATGATTTATCCCGTATTGGGTGGCCCGTCTTTGAGATCCCTTCACCTCGCTGCTCTCGCGGaaatgaagatgaagaaaacGAGGAAGATGATGAGAATGACTCAATAGCCACTTTTGTCACAGAAAGTGATGGAGAGGACAGGGATGCTGAGGACGACGAAGAAGTGGGTACTGTCACTGAGGGAGAGATGTCTCCCACCCTGACTCCTAAATTTGCCCGATTGTTGTCTGAAGATGAGTTTCTTCCAAATGCTACTTCAGGAAGTGCAGAAGCATCTGTGGGAGGGGGAGTATTCTGTCCCACATCCATCTACAGACCATTTGTGGATAAAGCTCTAAAACAGATGGGGCTGCGTAAACTGATCCTCAGACTGCACAAACTGATGGATCGCTCTCTTCTGAGGTCCAGAGCAGCGCTGCTCCGCCACACTCTTGCACTAGAG tttgcagactttgcaGACCCAATGCTGTACAGCGATTACCTGCCGGAGCTGTCACGTCAGTGCAGCAGTCCTGCTGACCAAGAGCTCGGAGCAGATCAGGTATCCTGGGCAGATCTGATGGACATGGACCTACCATCC TTCCGGCCAGCATTCCTCGTGCTGTGTAGAGTCCTCCTCAATGTCATTCACGAATGCCTTAAACTGCGACTTGAACAGAGGCCTGC GAGAGCCTCGCTGCTCAGTATCAAACAGGCAAGCAGCT TGGTACGTGAGTGTAAAGAGGTCCTTAAAGGTGGTCTTGTGATGAAGCAGTAGTATTATCAGTTCATGCTGCATGGCGTGGTGACTGATGCTCAGGGCTTGCAAATAAATGCCAATATTGAT AGTTTTGAAGAAGACCTTCACAAGATGTTAGTG GTTTACTTTGACTACATGCACAGCTGGATTCAGATGTTGCAGCAGCTGCCTCAGGCC TCTCATAGCTTAAAGAACCTGTTGGAGGAGGAATGGCACTTCACCAAGGTCATCACTCCCTACATCCGTGGAGGAGAAGCCCAGTCTGGGAAGCTTTTCTG TGACATTGCTGGGATGCTGCTCAAATCCACTGGAGAATTCCTCGATGCTGGCCTGAAAAAGAGTGATAATGAATTCTGGGAAAGCGCGGATGACAGCACTGCCTCAGATGAGATCAG GCGGTCTGTAATTGAGACTAGTCGGTCTCTTAAGTCGCTGTTCCACGAGGCCAGGAGCGAGCATCTAAGGCTCTGCGGCTTTGCCAAAATGCTGCGTAAG GACTTGGAGgttgctgcagatttcagtATCACTAACGGGGTTTCTTGTCTCCTGGACGCACTGAAGAAAAGAAACTATGTCAag GTTCAGATACCGGGCTTGGAAGAACTCCAAGTTTTTGTCCCGTGTGCCTTGATGGATCAGCGTCCTGTCATCCTGCAGCTtcttaatgctgctgctggcaaaGACTGTTCCAGAGAGCCAGATGAAATTGCTAATGAGGCCTTCCTGCTCATGAGTAAACACAAAGCTGGGGAATCCACTACTGATTCTGATTGGGCTCAATGGGATGGAGAGCTTCTCAAACTTGTCCCACAGATGGAAACTGTTGACACTTTAAGGGCCATGAAG GTAGAGAACATGCTGTTGATTGTGATGCAGTCAGCTCATCTAGTGGCGCAGCGAAAGGCCTTTCAGCAGTCCATGGAGGATGTGCTACCCC ACCGAGAGCAAACATCCAGTCAGCTCTTATGCTGGCGCTCTGAAGAGCTCAAG AACGAGGCACTGCAACTATGCATTAAGATATTCCACGCCATTGACCGAGTGGAGGACATGTTTACCACGGAGTTTGAGGCAGAGATCGACGAGTCAGAGTCAGCCACCCTGCATCACTACTATAGAGAGGCGATGACTCAGGGCTACAACTTTGCCTTTGAG TACCACAAGGAGGTGGTGCGCCTGATGTCAGGAGAGTTCAGACAGAGGATCGGGGATCGTTACATAGCTTTTGCCCGCAAGTGGATGACCTATGTCCTGACTAAATGTGAGAGTGGCAGGGGCACCAAACCCAG GTGGGCGACTCAGGGTTTTGACTTTCTTCAGGCTATTGAGCCTGCCTTTATCTCAGCATTACCAGAGGATGACTTCCTG AATTTTCAAGCCTTGATGAATGAATGTATTGGACATGTGATTGGAAAACCTCATAGCCCG gtgttttttcttttcaggttcCAGGAATAGCCCTCGTACTGGAAAATTGATGGCCGCTGCCATAGCGACCCACCAAACCCCCCTCTGATCATCCCTAATGCTGAAGGCTTCAG CTCTCGAAGTCTCCCCTGTGATCTCCGGAACCAGCTGTTCCCAAACGGCCCTCGCCCTGTCCCTCAGGGGCCAGGGGAACAGAGCCACAGCAAAGCACCCGGCAGC CCCCCCAATGACGCCag GGGATCCAGTTTCCATGAGAATGACCGTCTGTCATCAGTTGCAGCAGAGTTGAATTTCAGA TCCCTGAGCCGCCACTCAAGCCCCACAGAGGACAGAGAAG AACCTTCATATCCTAAGGGAGACCCTAACAGTGCTTCACGCAGAAGCTGGGAGCTCCGCACCTTCATCAGCAGTCCAAGG CAGGCGGCAAAGCCCCATGGAGGCTGTCCGCGCTCCATTCGCAAGTTTGAGG AACGCTACGCTATGATGAAGCAGCGCAACATCATCGGCCAGGTGTGCCACACACCCAAGTCATACGACAACGTCATGCAAGTTGGGCTCAGGAAG GTGACCTTCAAGTGGCAGAGGGGCAACAAGATAG GTGAGGGCCAGTATG AGGTGTATACTTGCATCAATGTTGACACTGGTGAGCTGATGGCCATGAAGGAG ATCCGATTCCAACCAAATGATCACAAAACAATCAAGGAGACTGCGGACGAGCTGAAACTATTCGAAGGCATTAAACACCCGAACCTGGTGCGATACTTTGGAGTGGAGCTTCACCG GGAGGAGATGTACATCTTCATGGAGTACTGTGATGAGGGGACTCTGGAGGAGGTGTCCAGGCTGGGGCTGCAGGAGCATGTCATCAGGCTTTACAGCAAACAGATCACTATAGCCATTAATGTCCTCCATGAACACGGCATTGTTCACCGGGATATCAAGG GAGCCAACATCTTTCTGACATCATCAGGCCTGATTAAATTGGGTGACTTTGGCTGCTCAGTGAAGTTGAGAAACAACACTCATACAATGCCAGGAGAGGTGAACAGCACTCTGGGAacagcag CATACATGGCACCTGAAGTTATCACCAGAGCAAAAGGAGAAGGACACGGACGAGCAGCTGACATTTGGAGTTTGGGTTGCGTCCTTATTGAGATGGTGACCGGAAAG AGGCCCTGGCATGAGTATGAGCACAACTTTCAGATCATGTACAAAGTGGGCATGGGCCACAAACCTCCCATCCCTGAGAAACTGAGCACGGAAGGGAAGGACTTCCTCTGTCACTGTCTGGAGAGTGAACCCAAACGGCGCTGGACAGCTAGCATGCTGCTAGACCACCGTTTGTTAAG GTCTGCACGGATGAAGAATAAACGAAACCTCCTGTGTGGCTTTAAAGTTTACAAATTAAAGCACTACTGTACATGTTCATTAAGAAAAGAGAACTGTGGACACGGAGAAGCAGGGGGTTACTGCTGA